GTGTAGATAAACGGCACCTTGCCGCGCGAGACGATCGGCAAACCCGCGTTGCGCGCGGCGCTCGTTTCCATCGAGATCAGCGCATTGACCTTCTTGTCGAAAATCAGCGAATCGAACGCCTTTTGCGCACCTGCGGCGCCGCTGCCGTCGTCTGCCACTTCGAGGCTCACCTGACGGCCAAGAATGCCGCCTTTCGCGTTGATTTCGTCGACGGCGAGTTGTGCCGATTGCACGACCGACGGCGCAACGACGCTGTTCGCGCCGCTTAAGCCCACCGGCACGCCGATCCTGATCGGGTCGGCGGCGAACGCCGTGTGCAAGGTCATCAGTAATGCGGTTGCCGTTGCCGCGTAAGAGAGGCGTTTCATTGTTTTATGGCTCCTTGTGTCCGTCATTTCATCTGCTCATCTGCTTCGGTGCGACGTGAATGGGAAAAACGCGAACGCAAAAAGCCCGAGACCGGATCAACCGGTGTCGGGCTTCATTGGCCGTTGCCGCGCGGGACGCCGTTGTCGTGCGCGACGTAAGTGACTGGCTGACCGGCGGCGCGCGCCTGATCAGCAAGCTCTAAAAAGCAATGGGTATGCCAACTATCGTCGGCTCGGTGTCGGCTCGGCGCTCACGTGCGATTCAACAAGGGCCGACGCACTTCGCATATTGATCACTTGCGCCGCGCCATGCGCTGCGGGCATGATCGACAGGCGCCTCGCGCCATGTGCGGTGGCTAAAGCCGCACGCGAACTGTGCAAGCGTGCACCAACCATGCGCGGCATCGCACAAGCTCTAGCTTTCGAATGACATTCTCCGAGCGGCTCGAGCAGAAGCAGGCAAATCTGCGCACGATCCAGCGCGCAAAGCGCATCGTGATGGATGCGCGCAAAGTGTCCGAAGACGAGGCGTATCAGTTATTACGCTCGCAGGCGATGGTCAAGCGCGAGCAGATTGAGACCGTTGCAAGCGCGATCGTCAAGGCGTATGAGACTTTGAGTTTTTGAGCGGCGTTACGTGCGCGCTTTGTCTTTGCCCTCATGCGCGCCTTTCAGCGCAGTTGCGCGCTTTTCTGTGCGCTATGAACCGAACGTCAGGCTCGGCCACACCATTTCAAGTTCAACTGCGATCGATTTCGCGAGGCCATCGAGATCAGGGAACAGCGACGCGTTCGTGATGTTCATGCGGTATAGCCAGCGCATCGCGTCGCTGCGCAGGTCCGGCGGCAGAATGATCTTGCGCAGCAGTTCGGTGTCGCTTTCATAATCGTCGAGAATCGCGTGCAGCGGCCGGTCGATCACGCCCGGCACGACGAACGTGCCGGACTGCGCGATCAGGCGGCCGTCCATTTCGGATGGCTCACCGAACCAGATCACCTCGTTTTCGTTGCTGAGGAAATACCGCTCGAGATTGCCCTTCACGCGCGGGTCGAGTTCATCGCGCGTGAGCATCGGCGCTGCTTTCGGGCGGGCGCTGTTGCACCATAGCGCCGGTGTGTTCAACGCGAAGATCGCGGCATCGGTCGTCGTGCGTTCGAGCGCGAAAAATGCGGCGACGAACGGCGACTTCGTGAAATCGAGCAGGCGCGTCGGCGCGCCATGGTGTTGCATCAGGCTCAGGCAGCGCAGATCGTCATTGAGCAGGTCCGGGTTTGCAAGGTAATTGTGAGCCTTGCGCCGAAAGATGCGGATCGCGCGCGCTTCACGCGCCTGCCATTCCGCGCGGTCCGCAACATACGCGAGCAGATAGCGCGACAACGAGCTTTGCAGATGCCAGCGTGCGTCGGGCTGCCCGCGAAAGGCCCAGCCGTCGAGATCCGAACACAAGTCGACGAATGCGCCCCAGCTCGAGATAACCGTCGTTTCCATCGCGCCGTTTGCCTCCCCGTAAAACTGTCAACGGTAGCAGGCTAATCTTTTTAGCCTCGTTCGGCGCGAGTATAGAAGGCAATTGTTTCGCTCGTGCGTATTTTGCGTCGCGTCAGAACAGCACCACGGAGCGCAATTCGATGCTTTTTCGCGGCAGCGCGTCGGCAGGCGAGGTCGGATCTTCGAATGCGCTATGCGCGGTCAATCGGGCGATCCCGTCTCCGGCAGAATCGAAAATTTTCAGCAGCACGACTTCGTCGGGCGTCATCTGCGGAAAGTAATACCAACGGTGCTGCGCGTTATGCGCGAAGGTGTAAACCTCGCCGCTGGTGCCGTCCTGGCGGTGCAAATCGGTCGGGACCAGGTCGTCCGGCGCAATGCTGCGCGAATCGCACATCGCAAGCGGCGACGATTCGACCGGTGCAGCAATCGGGCGCCACAGGTTAATGATCGCCGTGCGCCCGTTGAGCCACTCGTCGGCTTCACCAGCGGGCGCGAGTTCCCGTACCCGGCGCGCGCCCGAGACGAAGGTCTGATCGTTGTGGATCGTCATGACCGGCTGGTGGCCATTCTGTGCCCGGGTCGCCGGGTCGGCATCGCGCAGCGTATGGTCGAAAATCACTACGCTCCGCGCACCGGTCAGGCGCTTGATCAACTCGATCGATTCGGGGTAGTACACCGCTTCGACGGCACGCGCGTCGGAGAAGTCGGCGAGTGCGCTCGTATGCGTATGCAGTTCGAAGCCGTTGCGGTCGATCGATAAACCGCCCGGCGGCGCCGCGACGCGTGCATTGACGATCGGCATGCGATACGCGCGGTAGGTGCCGGCTTCACGCGGCACGCCCGACGGCGGATCGTACATATAACGGTAAGGCCGCTCGCCGTTGGGCACCAGATAGTTCAGGTCGGCCTCGACCATGACGGGTTGATCGATGACGATATCGCTCATGGGTTTTACTCCGTCCTTTTGCGAAAAACAGATTCGGCGTGCGCGGCGGGTATGCGCTCAAATACGCGTTCAGGTATGCGTTTATACCCGCACGCCGTTTATGCCGGCCTGTCATTCAGGCGGCGGCAACTCGCCGGCGAGATGGAACATCTCGTACGTGTATCCCAGGTTGAAATAGCCGGCGCGTGCGTAGGCGGCAACGCGTTCGAGGCGCTCGGCCTCGGTGCGATTCGAGTGCTCGTGCGATGACTCGTTGGACCCAGCGGTTCGTAAATCGGTTCGCAAGCTTGAGCTGCGAGATTCAACCGTGGGTACAACCGCAGCATTGTCCGACTGTGAAAAAAGCTGCGTTCGACGGAACAGCGGCCGACGAAAAATCGATGCGAGACCCAGCATGGCACCCCTCCGACTTCAAAATGCCCTGATTCAACTAGCAAGCACGCTCGATGCAAACAAACAGGCATGACAGCGATGCTGCGGACACGCGAATGCATTAGCGTGCCGTTATCTGCATGATCGACAGGCCTGGCCTGGCTGGCTAGTTAAACTTCGACATCCGGGAGGGGTGAAGTCATTCCATGCTTGGCGAAAAACGCAAGCCCGCACGCGGTTGGCGAATGAATTTTCTAAGGCGTGCTTGCAGGACGTGCGGCGGATGTTAAGACACATAATAGAAGCGATGAACGCTTCCATGCTGCTTAAGCAAGCCGCTTCAACGAGATTTGAGGATTGCGCTTTTGAATTGCGGCGTGAAAAGCGTGTGCTCACGCGAGCTTACGGGAATTTACGCAAGCTCGCGAGCTCAAGTACCTTGCGGGAGCTATGACACGGCGTGAAGCAAGCCATCGCGCACCAGGCCCGCGAGCGACTTGCGATCGACCTTGCCGACTGCCGTCTCGGGAAGCGCGTCGACGAAATAGACTTCGTGCGGCACGTAAATGCGCGACAGTCTGCGGCGCACCGAATCGCAAATATCCTGCGCCTGCAGTGTCGAATCGCTCCCTGCCACGATCACCGCGACCGGAACCTCGCCCAGATCCCTATCAGGCTTGCCGACCACGCAGCAGGCTTGCACGTGCGTCTCGCTGACAATCACGTTTTCGATCAGTAACGGCGAGAGGTTTTCTCCACCGCGAATAATCACGTCCTTGATACGGCCGGTGACGTACAGGTATCCGTCTTCGTCGAAGCGGCCGAGGTCGCCGGTACGCAGCCATCCATCGGTAACGGTGCGCGCGGTCGCGTCTTCCGCGCCGAGGTAACCGGTCATCACGCTTCGACCGGCGATACAGATTTCACCTTCGACGCCGGGTGCATCCGTCATCGTGTCGTCGGCTTGCCTCAGCTGAACCGATTGCCCGCGCAGCACGGTGCCGACCGAACCGATCCTGCGCGCGTGGGGCGGATTCATCGTGCTCGTGCACGTTGCTTCCGATAACCCATACGAAACGATAAGCGGACAGCCGAGCTTCGCTTCCACTTCGCGGTGCAGCGCCTCGGTAATCGGCGCCGAGCCGCATCGCGCGATTCTCAGCGATGCCAGTACCGCCGGCGTGAACGTCTGCGACAGCATGCGCGAATACATGGTCGGAACGCCGGTGATGATCGTCGGTCGATGCCGTTCCATGAGCGCGGGCATGTCGTCGGCGCGGAAGCGATCGGCGAACACAATCGTTGCGCCTGCAAGCAACGGGGCAAACAGCTGGTTATTCACGCCATTCGTGTGATAGATCGGCATCACATGCAGCAGACGGTCTTGCGGCGAAAGGCCGGTGTGGGCGATTACACCCAGCGCGTTGTTCAACAGCGCGCGTTGCGTCAGTTCGACTGCTTTTGGACGGCCGGTGCTTCCCGATGTGAAGAGAAGCAAAGCGGGCGTCTGCGCATCGATAGGTGGTTCGCGCGTTGAATCGGTGGCTTTGGATTCTGCTTCAGCGTGCGTATCGAGTTCAGCGAAATTAATCGCCAGAATTGCGCTACCACGATTGAGCTTGAGCGCTTGCGCAAGTTCATTGTTGGCGGAATCGAAGACCAGTCCTTTCGCGCCTACCAGCGTCAATCGTTCATGGATTTCTTCGGCCGGCAATTTCGGTTCGAGTACACAAGGACACAGTCCGCAACGGATCGCCGCCAGCAGAACGATGACCGCGTCGAGCGAACGGCTCATTGCGATCGCGACTACGTCGCCGCGCGCGAGGCCTCGCGCAAACAGGTTTGCGGCGGTCGTCGCGGTTGCATCCGCTAGCTCTGCATACGTTAATGACCGCGTGCCGTCGTCAAGTGCGGTCAATGCGGCGACTTGCGGCTTGCTCCAGTATGCAGCGAACGCCTGCGCGAGCGTTTGCGCGGTGCTATCGGCGCCGCCATATGTGCCACTTTCAGTGCCGCTTTCCGTGTTCCGCGGCGAATCGGATTGCTTCAGCATCGTGCTTACCTCAAGCGAATGGCCGCGTCGTGTTCGAATTGCCCGTTCTGGTCGAGCGCGCGCAGCGCCTCGCGCTCGCGCGCGCTCGGCGGCTGCGTCGGCTCCGCACCGGTTGCATCGAATTCGAATCCGGTCCGCTCGCGCACTTCGTCGAGGCTCGATTCCGGGTGCCACGACTGAAGCGCGAGCCGGTTATCGCGCTTCACGAATACCGCGATCGGCGTGACGACGCCGTGCATGCCGCCCCACGACGTGACGAAATCGAGCTTCTGCACAAGGGTTCGGCGCGAATGCTCGGTACGCCATGTGCAGGCGCGACGCGCCGTCGGCAGCATGACGGCGCCGCCGCCGCCGCCCGGTAAGCGGACTTTCGGATGATCCCATTCCCCAATGCACGAGTTGTTCGCGCAACCGCTTCCATCGAGCTGTGCGGCGCCGAGGAAGGTCAGATCCATGCGGCCGCGTGCGCAGAGGTCGTAGAAGTCTTCGTTGGCGAAAATCGAGGCCGAGCCTTCAGCCAGCACAGGATCCGAACTCGACAACGGAATCGACGATGGCGTCGGATTTACGCCGCCCGCCACGTTGATATAGACGAAATCCCAGTCGTAGGCGCGCTTGGCCATCAGGCAGGCAAGCATCGGCAGTGTCGAATTCACGCCGCTAAAAGTAATTTCGTTCGGACGTATAAACCGTGCGAGATTCGTGACGATATAGGAGAAGCCTGACCACGGTTCATGCATGATGCGCGCTCCTTTCTTCCGGCGCTTGAGCGAGGTGCGCGTCGAGCACGTCCTGGCCCGCGGGCAGATAAGCCTCGACTGCCGCATAGTCGACCGCATACTTCGGCCAGCACGAGCCCGGCCACGCTCCATTGGGGACAATCGCGTACGCTTCGACCATAAAGTACGGAATCACCGTCAACTCCGGCTGAGCCGAAAAGTCTTCGTCCGAGATTTCTTCGGCAACAACGAGCACGCTTTTCGAAGCACGACTGATGATGCGATCCCAGTGATACGTGCCGGCAATGCGCACGTTGCCTTGTCTATCCACGCTGCTCGCATGGATCACGGCAAAGTCCGGCGCGATCGCGGGAATCACCCAGGTCGCGGCGCCACTGCCGTACGGATCTTCGATGCACTTCCAGTTGTTGATGCGTGTGAGGTCGCTGCCGTGCAGTCCCGCGCAGGGCTGGAACGGCACGCCGAATGCGGCCGCGCGCAAGCCCGCGGTCAGACTCGCGCATGCGTGTTCTTCGAGCTTGAGCGCACCGCTCTCGACCGCTTTCCGATAGTACGGAGCGAGGCCGAAATTGCCTTCCATTGCGACGATGCCGCAACGCGCGCGGCTTGCGACGCCGGCACGGCACAAGATGTCGATGTCGTAGCCCGGCGATTGCTTGACCACTTCGATGCCGCGCTTTTGCTGGCGAATCAGTTCACGCACGAACGCAAACGGGCCGCGATGCAGGAAGCTGCCGCCAAGGCCCAGCGACGCGCCATCGGGTACGCGCGCGACGAGTTCTGAAAGTGACACGCACTTGTCGGTGTCTGGAAAGCCGGAAGTCATAACGTCTCCTTCTGCGGATGCTCGCTGCGCGGGCTCGATGCCGGGTTCCCGGAGTTTCGATAAGCATCGATGCGGCGCTTGAGGCCGGGTTCGGCTGCTGAGCGTACCAGGGCGGCGAGATCGGCGTTAGCGTGGTCGTCGCGCAGTGCATCGCGCAGTGCATCGCTTAACAACGCGCGGCTTGCGGCCGGTAGCGAAGTGGCTCGCGCAACTGCATCCGCTACCACATGATCGCGCTGCTCGAGCGAGGCGACGCGCTCGATAAAACCATTTCGAACCGCACGGTCGACATCGAACGTTTCGGATGTCTCAAGGATACGCTGCGCTTCGAGCAACCCGACAATGCGCGCGAAACGGCCGGTACCGAGTACGAGGCCGAACTGCAGGCCCGGCATGCGAAACGTCGTGCCCGGCGCCGCGACGCGCATATTGCATGCAGCAATCAGGTCCACGCCCGCCCCGAAGTTTTTGCCGTGCGCGACGGCGACCGTCAACGCCGGCGACGCGGCGACACGCTGCAGCAGCGTTTCGATGCGCACGAATCGCAGCAGCAAGTCGCCTTCGCTCGCTTGCTCGACATCGGTCATATCGAACCCTGCGCTAAAGCAACGGCCCTCGCCTTGCAGAATGACCGCCGGCACATTCGATGTAGCGATTTCGTCAAAAGTGGCAATCAGCTGCTCGACGAGCTCGGCGGACAAGGCATTGTGCTTTTCCGGCCGCTTCAGCGTAATAGACCAGTATTCAGGGTACTTTTCGATTGCCAGCAGATTCATGCTTCGACCTCGCTTGCCGCGCCCGCGAGCAGTTCGCCGTTGTGTTCGCCAAGCGCGGGCGGACGCATGCGGATAGGCGGCGTTTCGCCGGAAAAGCGCACGGGCGACGCGAACGTGCGCGTTTTCACGCCGTTCGGCAATTCGAGCGGTTGAACCCAGGTCATATGTGCGACCTGTTCGTCCGCAAGCACCTGCGAATAGGTATTGATCGGCGCACACGGCACGCCTGCCTCGCGAAAGCGCGCGATCCATGCCTGCGCGTCCGCCGATGCGAAGATGCCTTCAAGGATGTCTCGCAGGACGACCTGATGTTGTGCCCGCAACGTCGTCGTGGCGAAACGATCGTCGGCTTCGAGATCGCTTCGTTCAACGACCTTGCATACCGCGCGCCATAGCGCGTTGTTGCCCGCGGCCATGCCGAACCACGTGTCGCGCGCCTTGAACGCCTGATACGGCGCGTTGCGCGGGTGCGCGGAGCCGAGCTTGACCGGGTCGCGGCCCGTGCCGAAATATTCGGACGTTTGCAACGCGGCGATCGCAAGCGTCGCGCCAAGCATCGGTACATCGATGTGGGTGCCGACGCCGCTGCTCTCGACGCCGCGCAAGGCCGACGCAATCGAGAACGCCGCATAGAGGCCGGCAGAAAAATCCGCGAGCGGCACGCCGCATTTCACCGGCGCGCCATCGGGTTCGCCCGTGATACTCATGATGCCGCTCATCGCCTGCACGGTGAGATCGAAGCCGCCTTCCTGCGCGCGCGGACCGGTCTGACCGTAGGCGGAAATCGAGCAATAAACGAGGTGCGGAACAAGCTCGCTGATCGCCTCGTAGCCGAGACCGAGACGGTCCATCACGCCCGGACGGTTATTTTCGATCAATACGTGAGCGGTGCGAATCAACGCTTTCGCCTGTTCGATGTCGGCCGCGTCTTTCAGATTCAGCGCGACCGATCGCTTGTTGCGATTCAGCGAAGCGAAGTTCTCGCTGTAGCCGTCGGAAATCGGCGGCCACGCACGCAGCGTGTCGCCGCCTTCCGGATGTTCAACCTTGATGACGTCCGCACCCATATCGGCAAGCAGCATGCCGCAATACGGCCCCGCCGCGACATTGCAGAACTCGATGACCCGGATTCCCTGAAGTGGCAATTCCATCTCAACCCTCGCTGATTCGCCCGATATTTTGTGCCGCCTGATTCGGCACCCTGATTAGTGCATTAGTGCATTCGCGAACGCGGTATTGCGCGGTTCCAGGGAATTCCCCTGGATGCCGCGTTGCCGCTTGACCTCATTTTGCAGCGGTGGGAGGATCAAGTAAACCAAAATTTGAGAATGTGTTCCTGAATTTTAGGAATCTAAATCCTTGGAGAGAGACAGAGATGGCGACGCACACAGCGCCCGATGCGCGAGCAGGTACCGTATTTCGCGTGGTAAGCGGAAATTTTCTCGAGATGTACGACTTCATGGTCTACGGCTTCTATGCGTCGTCGATCGCGAAGGCCATGTTTCCCGGCGATAACGAGTTCATTTCGCTGCTGCTGTCGCTCGCCACGTTTGGCGTGGGGTTCCTGATGCGGCCACTGGGCGCGATCGTGCTGGGCTCGTATATGGACAAGCATGGGCGACGCGCGGGTCTGATTGTCACGCTGACCTTGATGTCGATCGGCGTGCTGCTGATTGCGGTGACGCCGAGCTATGCGTCGATCGGGTTGCTCGCGCCGGTACTGGTGATTGCGGGCCGCCTGCTGCAGGGTTTCTCGGCAGGCGCCGAATCGGGCGGCGTGTCGGTGTATCTATCGGAAATTGCGCCGCCTGGACGACGCGGCTTCTATGTGTCGTGGCAATCGGCGAGCCAGCAGATTTCCGTGCTGATCGCGGCAATTCTCGGTGTCGTGTTGCGCTTCACGCTGTCGGCCGATCAGATGGATGCATGGGGATGGCGCATTCCGTTTCTGTTCGGCTGCTCGATCATTCCGGTGCTGTTCTGGATTCGCCGATCGGTGCAGGAATCGCACGTATTCAAGGCGCAAAAACCGCAATCGGTCGGCGATATTTTCCGTTCGCTTGCAACCAACTGGAAGATCATCCTCTGGTCGACGATGCTCGTAACGCTGACGAGCATCATGTTCTATCTGATCACCGCTTATACGCCGACTTATGGGCGCGCCGTGCTCGGCCTCAAGCCGATCGATACGTTCTGGGTCACGATCGGCGTCGCGATGACGACGTTCATCATGATTCCGCTGATGGCCGCGGTATCCGACAAGGTGGGCCGCAAACCGATGCTGCTCGGCGCGTCGCTGATTATCGCGCTCGTGTCGTATCCAACCATGAGCTGGCTCGTGAGCGCGCCGTCGTTCGGCACGCTGCTCGCGGTCGAGGTCGGCTTTGCGGTGCTCTACGCAACCTATCAGGCGTCGCTCGTCGTCACGCTCACGGAAATCATTCCGCCGAATGTGCGCGGCACCGGCTTTTCGCTTGCATACAGCTTGTCGCAAGCGATTTTCGGCGGCTTCACGCCGGCGATCTGCACGCTGCTGATTCACGTGACGGGGAACAAGGCGATACCTGGCGCATGGCTTTCTATCGGTGCGCTGCTTGCGCTGATCGCGACGCTGGCCGTCGTGCGCAGCGACAGAAACAGCGTGCGGGGAATATCGACGGTTACGTCGTGAAATCGTTCTGAAACGGTGGTGCTTGTCTTGCTTTCCCCGGCCAGAATGCGTGATAGACTTCCTATTATTTAGGAAGTCAATATGGACAAGACACTGCTTAAAGGTCTCGTCGTTCTCGAGGCGGTCACCGACCTCGAGCACCAGCCGAAGACCATCGAAGAACTGGCGACCCGTGTCGGGCTGACACGCAGCAACGCGCATCGCACGTTGCAGACCCTGATTTATGCCGGCTATGTGGAACGCGACGAACAGGCCGGCGGCTATCGCGGCACGATCCGCCTGTTCGAACTGGGGGCGCGTCAGCTGGCGCAGCTCGATGTGCGCAGAGTCGCGTTGCCGTTGATGCGGGCGCTCGCCGAGCGCACCGAAGAGACGGTGCATCTTTCGGTGCTGGACGGCCTGGACGTGGTGTATGTCGAGAAAATCGACAGCGCGCAGCCGATTCGCGCGTATTCGATGGTCGGCGGACGCGGCCCCGCGTATGCGGTCGCAACGGGCAAGGCGCTGCTTGCCTATCAGCACGACGGCTATCTCGATGGCTACGCGAAGCAGCTGACGCGCCACACAGCCGTGACGATCACGTCGCTGCCTGCCCTCAAGGCGGAGTTGCAGAAGGTTGTGCGGGCCGGC
The genomic region above belongs to Paraburkholderia edwinii and contains:
- a CDS encoding ANTAR domain-containing protein is translated as MTFSERLEQKQANLRTIQRAKRIVMDARKVSEDEAYQLLRSQAMVKREQIETVASAIVKAYETLSF
- a CDS encoding FRG domain-containing protein, coding for METTVISSWGAFVDLCSDLDGWAFRGQPDARWHLQSSLSRYLLAYVADRAEWQAREARAIRIFRRKAHNYLANPDLLNDDLRCLSLMQHHGAPTRLLDFTKSPFVAAFFALERTTTDAAIFALNTPALWCNSARPKAAPMLTRDELDPRVKGNLERYFLSNENEVIWFGEPSEMDGRLIAQSGTFVVPGVIDRPLHAILDDYESDTELLRKIILPPDLRSDAMRWLYRMNITNASLFPDLDGLAKSIAVELEMVWPSLTFGS
- a CDS encoding CmcJ/NvfI family oxidoreductase; protein product: MSDIVIDQPVMVEADLNYLVPNGERPYRYMYDPPSGVPREAGTYRAYRMPIVNARVAAPPGGLSIDRNGFELHTHTSALADFSDARAVEAVYYPESIELIKRLTGARSVVIFDHTLRDADPATRAQNGHQPVMTIHNDQTFVSGARRVRELAPAGEADEWLNGRTAIINLWRPIAAPVESSPLAMCDSRSIAPDDLVPTDLHRQDGTSGEVYTFAHNAQHRWYYFPQMTPDEVVLLKIFDSAGDGIARLTAHSAFEDPTSPADALPRKSIELRSVVLF
- a CDS encoding class I adenylate-forming enzyme family protein, which codes for MLKQSDSPRNTESGTESGTYGGADSTAQTLAQAFAAYWSKPQVAALTALDDGTRSLTYAELADATATTAANLFARGLARGDVVAIAMSRSLDAVIVLLAAIRCGLCPCVLEPKLPAEEIHERLTLVGAKGLVFDSANNELAQALKLNRGSAILAINFAELDTHAEAESKATDSTREPPIDAQTPALLLFTSGSTGRPKAVELTQRALLNNALGVIAHTGLSPQDRLLHVMPIYHTNGVNNQLFAPLLAGATIVFADRFRADDMPALMERHRPTIITGVPTMYSRMLSQTFTPAVLASLRIARCGSAPITEALHREVEAKLGCPLIVSYGLSEATCTSTMNPPHARRIGSVGTVLRGQSVQLRQADDTMTDAPGVEGEICIAGRSVMTGYLGAEDATARTVTDGWLRTGDLGRFDEDGYLYVTGRIKDVIIRGGENLSPLLIENVIVSETHVQACCVVGKPDRDLGEVPVAVIVAGSDSTLQAQDICDSVRRRLSRIYVPHEVYFVDALPETAVGKVDRKSLAGLVRDGLLHAVS
- a CDS encoding CoA-transferase subunit beta, coding for MHEPWSGFSYIVTNLARFIRPNEITFSGVNSTLPMLACLMAKRAYDWDFVYINVAGGVNPTPSSIPLSSSDPVLAEGSASIFANEDFYDLCARGRMDLTFLGAAQLDGSGCANNSCIGEWDHPKVRLPGGGGGAVMLPTARRACTWRTEHSRRTLVQKLDFVTSWGGMHGVVTPIAVFVKRDNRLALQSWHPESSLDEVRERTGFEFDATGAEPTQPPSAREREALRALDQNGQFEHDAAIRLR
- a CDS encoding CoA transferase subunit A produces the protein MTSGFPDTDKCVSLSELVARVPDGASLGLGGSFLHRGPFAFVRELIRQQKRGIEVVKQSPGYDIDILCRAGVASRARCGIVAMEGNFGLAPYYRKAVESGALKLEEHACASLTAGLRAAAFGVPFQPCAGLHGSDLTRINNWKCIEDPYGSGAATWVIPAIAPDFAVIHASSVDRQGNVRIAGTYHWDRIISRASKSVLVVAEEISDEDFSAQPELTVIPYFMVEAYAIVPNGAWPGSCWPKYAVDYAAVEAYLPAGQDVLDAHLAQAPEERSAHHA
- a CDS encoding enoyl-CoA hydratase/isomerase family protein, yielding MNLLAIEKYPEYWSITLKRPEKHNALSAELVEQLIATFDEIATSNVPAVILQGEGRCFSAGFDMTDVEQASEGDLLLRFVRIETLLQRVAASPALTVAVAHGKNFGAGVDLIAACNMRVAAPGTTFRMPGLQFGLVLGTGRFARIVGLLEAQRILETSETFDVDRAVRNGFIERVASLEQRDHVVADAVARATSLPAASRALLSDALRDALRDDHANADLAALVRSAAEPGLKRRIDAYRNSGNPASSPRSEHPQKETL
- a CDS encoding CaiB/BaiF CoA transferase family protein; amino-acid sequence: MELPLQGIRVIEFCNVAAGPYCGMLLADMGADVIKVEHPEGGDTLRAWPPISDGYSENFASLNRNKRSVALNLKDAADIEQAKALIRTAHVLIENNRPGVMDRLGLGYEAISELVPHLVYCSISAYGQTGPRAQEGGFDLTVQAMSGIMSITGEPDGAPVKCGVPLADFSAGLYAAFSIASALRGVESSGVGTHIDVPMLGATLAIAALQTSEYFGTGRDPVKLGSAHPRNAPYQAFKARDTWFGMAAGNNALWRAVCKVVERSDLEADDRFATTTLRAQHQVVLRDILEGIFASADAQAWIARFREAGVPCAPINTYSQVLADEQVAHMTWVQPLELPNGVKTRTFASPVRFSGETPPIRMRPPALGEHNGELLAGAASEVEA
- a CDS encoding MFS transporter, which codes for MATHTAPDARAGTVFRVVSGNFLEMYDFMVYGFYASSIAKAMFPGDNEFISLLLSLATFGVGFLMRPLGAIVLGSYMDKHGRRAGLIVTLTLMSIGVLLIAVTPSYASIGLLAPVLVIAGRLLQGFSAGAESGGVSVYLSEIAPPGRRGFYVSWQSASQQISVLIAAILGVVLRFTLSADQMDAWGWRIPFLFGCSIIPVLFWIRRSVQESHVFKAQKPQSVGDIFRSLATNWKIILWSTMLVTLTSIMFYLITAYTPTYGRAVLGLKPIDTFWVTIGVAMTTFIMIPLMAAVSDKVGRKPMLLGASLIIALVSYPTMSWLVSAPSFGTLLAVEVGFAVLYATYQASLVVTLTEIIPPNVRGTGFSLAYSLSQAIFGGFTPAICTLLIHVTGNKAIPGAWLSIGALLALIATLAVVRSDRNSVRGISTVTS
- a CDS encoding IclR family transcriptional regulator, whose translation is MDKTLLKGLVVLEAVTDLEHQPKTIEELATRVGLTRSNAHRTLQTLIYAGYVERDEQAGGYRGTIRLFELGARQLAQLDVRRVALPLMRALAERTEETVHLSVLDGLDVVYVEKIDSAQPIRAYSMVGGRGPAYAVATGKALLAYQHDGYLDGYAKQLTRHTAVTITSLPALKAELQKVVRAGYAINNGEWREGVGGVAATVFNGLDQPIAAVGISGPLERLTARKMKEFAPDVEACALKISRAMGHRGQEKS